From one Rhodospirillales bacterium RIFCSPLOWO2_02_FULL_58_16 genomic stretch:
- a CDS encoding glycine dehydrogenase (aminomethyl-transferring), giving the protein MRYLPLTDDDRQRMLAAIGVGAVGDLFRDVPQSALLKTLVDLPLHQGEMEVERAFTAMAMKNLSTACAPSFLGAGAYSHHIPAAVDHIIQRSEFLTAYTPYQPEISQGTLQYLFEFQTQVALITGMDVANASMYDGATACAEAVMMAGRVTKRNKAVLSGGLHPHYREVAATMARFAGSRVTAAAPDWKGEEDLIGLIDVDTSCVVVQNPGFFGHLRDMSALAEACHQAGALLVAVVTEAVSLGAVKSPGSMGADIVAGEGQSLGNPLNFGGPTVGLLAARHKLLRQMPGRLVGETVDVDGKRGYVLTLSTREQHIRREKATSNICTNSGLCALAFSIHLTQLGEVGFAGLARLNHGAAVKLAGKLGAVDGVEVLNNTFFNEFTMRLSKPAGGVVDALAERGILGGVPVSRLYPGIADAECLLLTAATETATEADMDALAEAMGDIL; this is encoded by the coding sequence ATGCGTTACCTGCCGCTTACCGATGACGACCGTCAACGGATGCTGGCCGCCATCGGCGTCGGCGCGGTCGGCGATTTGTTTCGGGATGTTCCGCAAAGCGCGCTGTTGAAGACATTGGTCGATCTGCCCCTTCATCAGGGCGAGATGGAGGTGGAGCGGGCCTTCACCGCCATGGCCATGAAGAATCTCAGCACTGCCTGCGCCCCTTCCTTTCTCGGCGCCGGCGCCTACAGCCATCATATTCCGGCTGCCGTCGATCATATTATCCAGCGCAGTGAGTTCCTCACCGCCTATACGCCCTATCAGCCCGAGATATCCCAGGGGACGCTCCAGTATCTGTTCGAGTTCCAGACCCAGGTGGCGCTGATCACCGGCATGGATGTGGCCAATGCTTCTATGTACGACGGCGCCACCGCCTGCGCCGAGGCGGTGATGATGGCCGGGCGCGTCACCAAGCGGAACAAGGCGGTGCTTTCCGGCGGGTTGCACCCTCATTACCGGGAGGTTGCCGCCACCATGGCGCGTTTCGCCGGTTCGCGGGTGACGGCCGCCGCGCCCGATTGGAAAGGCGAGGAAGACTTGATCGGCTTGATCGACGTCGATACCTCATGCGTGGTGGTTCAGAATCCCGGATTCTTCGGCCATCTCCGGGACATGAGCGCCCTTGCCGAGGCCTGTCATCAGGCCGGCGCCCTGCTGGTGGCGGTGGTCACCGAGGCGGTGTCGCTCGGCGCCGTAAAGTCTCCCGGTTCGATGGGCGCCGACATCGTCGCCGGCGAGGGACAGTCATTGGGCAATCCGCTTAACTTCGGCGGCCCCACGGTCGGCTTGCTGGCGGCGCGCCACAAGCTGCTGCGCCAGATGCCGGGGCGGCTGGTCGGCGAAACCGTCGATGTTGACGGCAAGCGGGGGTATGTGTTGACCTTATCAACCCGCGAGCAGCATATCCGCAGGGAAAAGGCGACCAGCAATATCTGCACCAATTCCGGCCTGTGTGCACTGGCCTTTTCCATTCATCTTACTCAGCTCGGCGAGGTCGGGTTCGCCGGATTGGCCAGGCTCAATCACGGAGCGGCGGTGAAGTTGGCCGGCAAGCTGGGCGCCGTCGATGGGGTGGAGGTGCTCAACAATACTTTTTTCAACGAGTTCACCATGCGCTTGTCGAAACCGGCGGGCGGGGTGGTGGATGCGCTGGCGGAAAGGGGAATCCTCGGCGGCGTGCCGGTTTCCCGCCTTTATCCCGGAATCGCCGATGCCGAGTGTTTGTTGCTGACGGCGGCGACCGAGACCGCTACCGAGGCCGATATGGACGCCCTGGCCGAAGCGATGGGGGATATATTGTGA
- the gcvT gene encoding glycine cleavage system protein T (catalyzes the transfer of a methylene carbon from the methylamine-loaded GcvH protein to tetrahydrofolate, causing the release of ammonia and the generation of reduced GcvH protein) has protein sequence MSESEGQILKRSPLDALHRERGARMVPFAGYEMPVQYKEGIIAEHLHTRKEAGLFDVSHMGQAILRGDDAAAALETLSPGDIQSLSVGKSRYTVLTNEDGGIIDDLIVTNHANHLHLVVNAACKEGDYRHIVSRLEGRCALEKREDRGLLALQGPDAADVMGRLAPACRHLLFMTAESLKVAGVPCLVSRTGYTGEDGYEISVPAEEAEHLARLLLDEPEVKLIGLGARDSLRLEAGLCLYGSDINETTTPVEAGLTWTISKRRRAEGGFPGAGVIIRQINEGVGRRRVGIRLEGKIPARAHALITDRTGAVIGEVTSGGYGPSVGGPIAMGYVGGECAEPGTEVNLMVRDRPLPGRVEKLPFVEHRYVKR, from the coding sequence ATGAGCGAAAGCGAGGGTCAAATCCTCAAGCGGAGTCCCCTTGACGCCTTGCATCGTGAGCGCGGCGCCAGGATGGTTCCGTTCGCCGGTTACGAGATGCCGGTGCAGTACAAGGAAGGCATAATCGCCGAGCACCTGCACACGCGGAAAGAAGCGGGGCTGTTCGATGTTTCTCACATGGGGCAGGCCATCCTGCGCGGCGACGACGCAGCGGCGGCGCTTGAGACCCTGTCGCCCGGCGACATTCAGAGCCTTTCCGTCGGCAAGTCCCGCTACACCGTGCTCACCAACGAGGACGGCGGCATTATTGATGATCTGATCGTCACCAACCATGCCAATCATCTTCATCTGGTGGTCAACGCCGCCTGCAAGGAAGGCGACTACAGGCACATCGTGTCAAGGCTCGAAGGGCGATGCGCCCTGGAAAAACGCGAGGACAGGGGGTTGCTGGCCTTGCAGGGGCCGGATGCGGCCGATGTTATGGGACGCCTGGCGCCGGCCTGCCGGCATCTGTTGTTTATGACTGCCGAATCCCTGAAAGTCGCCGGCGTGCCTTGTCTGGTCAGCCGCACCGGCTACACCGGCGAGGACGGATACGAGATTTCAGTTCCCGCCGAAGAGGCCGAACATCTGGCCCGTCTGTTGCTTGACGAGCCGGAAGTGAAGCTCATCGGCCTGGGCGCCCGCGATTCCCTGCGTCTGGAGGCGGGGCTGTGCCTGTATGGAAGCGATATCAACGAGACAACTACGCCGGTCGAGGCCGGCTTGACCTGGACCATTTCCAAGCGTCGCCGCGCCGAGGGGGGATTTCCCGGCGCCGGCGTTATCATCCGCCAGATCAACGAGGGCGTAGGCCGCCGACGGGTCGGCATCCGTCTTGAGGGTAAAATTCCGGCCCGCGCCCACGCCTTGATAACCGACAGGACCGGCGCCGTCATCGGCGAGGTCACCAGCGGCGGTTACGGTCCTTCCGTGGGCGGCCCCATCGCCATGGGATATGTAGGCGGCGAGTGCGCCGAACCGGGAACCGAGGTCAATCTTATGGTCCGTGACCGACCGTTGCCGGGACGGGTCGAGAAGCTGCCTTTCGTCGAACACCGATACGTCAAGAGATAG
- a CDS encoding multidrug ABC transporter ATP-binding protein — MIKNAPENAVETVGLCKTYAAPGGNKTNEALRDFSLAIPRGSFFGLLGPNGAGKSTLINILAGLVIRTSGEARVWGYDIEADMRAARRAIGVVPQELNIDPYFSPREALDLQAGLYGVPRRERRIDEVLAAVGLSEQADIYARRLSGGMRRRLLVAKAMVHSPRVLVLDEPTAGVDVELRRQLWSHLRKMNENGVTILLTTHYLEEAQELCDKIAIIDHGRLIACDSTPTLLRHIDAKEMTVTLAEDIDAVPESLGRFNVERRNARRLVFRYPPSKVNCGEILGALRDAGLTIVDLTTRETELEDIFLHLTGRHGDKE; from the coding sequence ATGATCAAAAATGCCCCCGAGAATGCCGTTGAGACCGTGGGTCTCTGTAAAACTTACGCCGCCCCCGGCGGCAATAAAACCAACGAGGCGCTCAGGGACTTCTCTTTGGCCATCCCGCGAGGTTCGTTTTTCGGGCTGCTCGGACCCAACGGCGCCGGCAAATCCACGCTGATCAATATCCTCGCCGGGCTGGTCATCAGAACCTCGGGAGAGGCGCGGGTATGGGGCTATGATATCGAGGCGGACATGCGCGCCGCCCGCCGCGCCATCGGCGTCGTCCCCCAGGAGCTGAATATCGACCCTTACTTCTCGCCGCGTGAAGCGCTGGACCTGCAAGCGGGCCTTTACGGCGTTCCCCGGCGCGAGCGCCGCATCGACGAGGTGCTGGCGGCGGTCGGTCTTTCCGAGCAGGCCGACATCTACGCCCGCCGCCTGTCCGGAGGCATGCGCCGCCGTCTGCTGGTGGCCAAGGCGATGGTGCATTCGCCGCGTGTGCTGGTGCTGGACGAGCCTACCGCCGGCGTCGATGTCGAGTTGCGCCGGCAACTGTGGAGCCATCTGCGCAAGATGAACGAAAACGGCGTCACCATCCTGCTTACCACCCACTACCTGGAGGAAGCCCAAGAGCTTTGCGACAAGATCGCCATTATCGACCACGGGCGGCTGATCGCCTGTGATTCTACGCCGACCCTGTTGCGCCACATTGACGCCAAGGAGATGACGGTAACGCTGGCCGAAGACATCGACGCCGTCCCCGAAAGTCTCGGCAGATTTAATGTCGAGCGTCGAAATGCCCGCCGACTGGTCTTTCGTTATCCCCCCAGCAAGGTCAACTGCGGCGAGATTCTGGGCGCTTTGCGGGACGCCGGCCTTACCATCGTCGATCTGACGACCAGGGAGACGGAACTGGAAGACATCTTTCTGCATCTGACCGGCCGCCACGGAGATAAAGAATGA
- a CDS encoding CopG family transcriptional regulator has product MNFSLTPNLEQFVRDRAASGDYNNASEVVREAIRLLKRTEEQRALKLERLRTAVAGGDEALKRGEFTEIASEEDLDAFFDDM; this is encoded by the coding sequence ATGAACTTCAGCCTGACGCCGAATCTTGAACAGTTTGTCCGCGACCGCGCCGCGTCCGGGGATTATAACAACGCCAGCGAAGTGGTGCGCGAGGCGATCCGGCTGCTGAAACGCACCGAGGAGCAACGCGCATTGAAACTGGAGCGTCTGCGTACGGCGGTCGCCGGCGGCGACGAGGCTTTGAAGCGGGGCGAATTCACGGAGATCGCCTCCGAAGAAGACCTGGACGCCTTCTTTGACGATATGTAA
- a CDS encoding alpha/beta hydrolase, with the protein MKQRISAIMLLMVAACTPTVLPPGPEIAGPVLSTDGFIAADGASLPVRKWLPDSGPKAVVIALHGFNDYSNFFTDPGTFLAGHGIAAYAFDQRGFGRAPNRGLWPGPAAYVNDLKAFVGEMRITHPGVPLFLLGESMGGAVAIAAMTGKDAPEVDGVILSAPAVWGRETMPFYQTWALWIGAHTVPWAELTGRGLKLKASDNIEMLRALGRDPLVIKKTRIDAIYGLADLMDEALASSARLHAPTLILYGEKDEIIPKKPTYRMLESLPAGNADKFTVALYEEGYHMLLRDLKAETIWRDIAAWIADKTAPLPSGADKRARTVLAGG; encoded by the coding sequence ATGAAACAGCGGATATCAGCCATCATGCTGTTGATGGTCGCCGCCTGCACGCCGACCGTGCTGCCGCCGGGACCGGAGATAGCCGGCCCGGTTCTTTCCACGGACGGCTTCATCGCCGCCGACGGCGCCTCCCTGCCTGTGCGTAAATGGCTGCCCGACAGCGGGCCGAAAGCCGTGGTCATCGCCCTGCACGGCTTCAACGACTACAGCAACTTTTTCACCGATCCCGGAACCTTTCTGGCCGGCCACGGCATAGCCGCCTATGCCTTCGACCAGCGCGGCTTCGGCCGGGCGCCCAATCGCGGACTGTGGCCCGGCCCTGCGGCCTACGTCAATGACCTCAAGGCGTTTGTCGGGGAAATGCGGATTACCCATCCCGGCGTTCCCCTTTTCCTGCTCGGCGAAAGCATGGGCGGCGCCGTGGCGATAGCCGCCATGACCGGCAAGGACGCGCCCGAGGTTGACGGCGTCATCCTTTCGGCGCCGGCGGTGTGGGGACGCGAGACCATGCCCTTTTACCAGACATGGGCGTTGTGGATCGGCGCCCACACCGTCCCGTGGGCGGAACTGACCGGGCGCGGCCTCAAGCTCAAGGCTTCCGATAATATCGAGATGCTGCGGGCGTTGGGACGCGATCCTCTGGTCATCAAGAAGACCCGCATCGACGCCATCTACGGCCTGGCCGATCTGATGGACGAGGCGCTGGCCTCATCGGCCCGCCTCCACGCGCCTACGTTGATCCTCTACGGCGAAAAGGATGAGATCATCCCCAAGAAGCCCACATACAGGATGCTGGAAAGCCTGCCCGCCGGCAACGCCGACAAGTTCACCGTGGCCCTCTACGAAGAAGGCTATCACATGCTGCTGCGCGACCTGAAAGCCGAAACCATATGGCGCGACATCGCCGCCTGG
- a CDS encoding glycine cleavage system protein H, with product MTTKYTREHEWVRIEGETGIVGITGYAEGQLGDIVFVELPAVGKILDKGEQAAVVESVKAASEVYSPVSGKVVEVNADLEDSPGNVNEDATGAGWFFTLEISDAGELDDLMDEAAYKEYIKGIE from the coding sequence ATGACAACCAAATACACCAGGGAACACGAATGGGTCCGAATAGAAGGGGAAACCGGCATCGTCGGCATAACCGGATACGCGGAGGGGCAACTCGGCGACATTGTTTTTGTGGAACTGCCCGCCGTCGGAAAAATTCTGGATAAGGGCGAACAGGCGGCAGTCGTCGAGTCGGTCAAGGCGGCGAGCGAAGTCTATTCGCCCGTCAGCGGAAAGGTGGTCGAGGTTAATGCCGATCTTGAGGACAGCCCCGGCAACGTCAACGAAGACGCCACGGGCGCGGGCTGGTTTTTCACGTTGGAAATAAGCGACGCCGGGGAACTGGACGACCTTATGGATGAAGCCGCCTACAAGGAATATATCAAGGGCATCGAGTAG
- a CDS encoding ribonuclease HI, whose translation MKNDKSDTVDLFTDGACSGNPGPGGWGALLRWKGHEKELSGGEAETTNNRMEMMAAIRGIEAIKRGPDIRLHTDSAYLRDGITKWIHNWKRNGWKTAGRKPVKNEDLWRRLDEALLGRDVEWLWIKGHSGHEENERADALAREAIAGNKTK comes from the coding sequence ATGAAGAACGACAAAAGCGACACTGTTGACCTGTTCACCGACGGGGCATGCAGCGGCAATCCCGGCCCCGGCGGCTGGGGCGCTCTCCTGCGCTGGAAAGGCCACGAGAAGGAACTGTCCGGCGGCGAGGCCGAGACCACCAACAACCGCATGGAGATGATGGCCGCGATCAGGGGAATCGAGGCCATAAAACGCGGCCCCGACATTCGCCTGCACACCGACAGCGCCTACTTGCGCGACGGCATCACCAAGTGGATTCACAACTGGAAGCGCAACGGCTGGAAAACCGCCGGCAGGAAGCCGGTCAAGAACGAAGACCTGTGGCGACGCCTGGACGAGGCGCTGCTGGGCCGCGACGTGGAATGGCTGTGGATCAAGGGCCACTCCGGCCACGAGGAAAACGAACGCGCCGACGCCCTGGCCCGCGAGGCCATCGCCGGGAATAAAACAAAGTAA